A window of the Caminicella sporogenes DSM 14501 genome harbors these coding sequences:
- the thiI gene encoding tRNA uracil 4-sulfurtransferase ThiI — protein sequence MEKVLIVRYGEISLKGLNRPFFEKTLVKNIKSKVEEIGELNVYRAHGRIYIELEDYDEEEVIDSVKEVFGVVSLSVAYVIEANMDKICEIAKKHIDECIEEYKIKTFKVESRRGNKSFPLKSPEISKIVGGYILKNTQNIKVDVHNPDVVINVEVRDKAYIYSKKISGFGGMPYGTSGRAMLLLSGGIDSPVAGWLVAKRGVEIEAVHYHSYPFTSDRAKEKVIELARILSKYCGKIRIHLINLLNIQKAINEKCPPEEMTILSRRFMMRIAEKIALNRRCKALITGESIGQVASQTLESINVTNAAVKIPVFRPLIAMDKLDIVNISKKIGTYETSIQPFEDCCTVFLPDRPVTKPRLERILKSENLLDVEKLISEAVANMEIIEVEYD from the coding sequence ATGGAAAAAGTATTAATAGTAAGATATGGCGAGATTAGCTTAAAGGGTCTTAATAGACCATTTTTTGAAAAGACACTTGTAAAAAATATAAAAAGTAAAGTTGAAGAAATTGGTGAGCTAAATGTTTATAGAGCTCATGGAAGAATATATATAGAACTGGAAGATTATGATGAAGAAGAAGTGATTGATAGTGTAAAAGAAGTATTTGGAGTAGTGTCTTTAAGTGTTGCATATGTAATTGAAGCAAATATGGATAAAATTTGTGAAATTGCTAAAAAACATATTGATGAATGTATTGAAGAATATAAAATAAAGACATTCAAAGTTGAAAGTAGGAGGGGAAATAAGAGTTTTCCACTAAAATCTCCTGAAATTAGTAAAATTGTCGGTGGATATATATTGAAAAATACTCAAAATATAAAGGTAGATGTACATAATCCAGATGTAGTTATAAATGTAGAGGTTAGAGATAAAGCATATATATATTCTAAAAAAATATCTGGTTTTGGTGGTATGCCTTACGGTACAAGTGGTAGAGCCATGTTATTGTTGTCAGGGGGGATAGACAGTCCCGTAGCAGGTTGGTTAGTGGCTAAAAGAGGTGTAGAAATAGAGGCTGTTCATTATCACAGCTATCCATTTACAAGTGATAGAGCAAAAGAAAAAGTTATAGAATTAGCTAGGATTTTAAGCAAGTATTGTGGAAAGATTAGAATTCATTTAATAAATTTATTAAATATACAAAAAGCTATTAATGAAAAATGTCCACCTGAAGAAATGACTATACTTTCTAGAAGATTTATGATGCGTATAGCTGAAAAGATAGCTTTAAATAGAAGATGTAAAGCATTAATTACGGGAGAAAGTATAGGGCAAGTTGCAAGTCAAACTTTAGAGAGTATAAATGTTACAAATGCTGCAGTTAAAATTCCCGTATTTAGACCATTAATAGCTATGGATAAACTTGATATAGTAAATATATCTAAAAAGATTGGAACGTATGAAACTTCTATTCAGCCATTTGAAGATTGCTGTACTGTATTCTTACCTGATAGACCTGTTACTAAACCAAGACTTGAAAGAATATTAAAATCTGAAAATTTATTAGATGTTGAAAAACTTATAAGTGAAGCAGTTGCTAATATGGAGATAATTGAAGTAGAGTATGATTAG